The following proteins are co-located in the Conyzicola lurida genome:
- the tatA gene encoding twin-arginine translocase TatA/TatE family subunit, with the protein MSLGNLGAHWWVILIIVVLLFGAPKLPALARSMGQSMRIFKSEMRTKDDDGETKPAESSDTTTKP; encoded by the coding sequence ATGAGCTTGGGAAATCTTGGCGCGCACTGGTGGGTCATTCTGATCATTGTCGTGCTGCTGTTCGGCGCGCCGAAGCTGCCGGCGCTCGCGCGCAGCATGGGCCAGTCGATGCGGATCTTCAAGAGCGAGATGAGGACCAAAGACGACGACGGTGAGACCAAGCCGGCCGAGTCGAGCGACACCACCACAAAGCCCTAG
- a CDS encoding helix-turn-helix transcriptional regulator — MARVKKAKPMQAQEKLTFLLSLVPFLIERERVSVTEVADHFRVDPEQIREAVRLIAVSGVPGETNTYQYEDLFDIAWDDFEENDQIVLTNQVAIDDSPRFSAREASALIAGLQYLSSLPENADRDAVASLMTKLSRGASASPSPLAVERTESDETLALIRQSVAAGVQLEFDYLGARGERERRRVDPLRVESMDADWYLRGWDHLRSAVRTFRLDRISHPSVSTEPISHRASDVALPDTLFESSADDLVVTVDVLNSAAALLADYIPDGAAREQLEGRVRTTVRVSHYHGLKRLMASMPGVATVVEPAEARRVVAEWAAAGAARYDEAPR, encoded by the coding sequence ATGGCTAGGGTGAAGAAGGCGAAGCCGATGCAGGCGCAGGAGAAGCTCACCTTCCTGCTCTCGCTCGTCCCGTTCCTGATCGAGCGCGAGCGCGTGAGCGTCACCGAGGTCGCCGACCACTTCCGGGTCGACCCCGAGCAGATCCGCGAGGCCGTGCGGCTCATCGCCGTCTCCGGCGTGCCGGGGGAGACGAACACCTACCAGTACGAGGACCTCTTCGACATCGCCTGGGACGACTTCGAAGAGAACGACCAGATCGTGCTCACCAACCAGGTCGCGATCGACGACTCGCCCCGCTTCTCGGCCCGCGAGGCGTCCGCGCTCATAGCCGGCCTGCAGTACCTGTCGTCGCTGCCCGAGAACGCCGACCGCGACGCCGTGGCCTCGCTGATGACCAAGCTCTCCCGCGGCGCCTCTGCGAGCCCGAGCCCGCTCGCGGTCGAGCGCACCGAGTCCGACGAGACGCTCGCACTCATCCGTCAGTCCGTGGCGGCCGGAGTGCAGCTCGAGTTCGACTACCTCGGTGCCCGCGGCGAACGCGAACGCCGCCGGGTCGACCCCCTGCGCGTCGAGTCCATGGACGCCGACTGGTACCTCCGCGGCTGGGACCACCTGCGCAGCGCCGTGCGCACCTTCCGCCTCGACCGCATCTCGCACCCGAGCGTGTCGACCGAGCCGATCAGCCACCGCGCGTCCGACGTCGCGCTGCCCGACACCCTGTTCGAGAGCTCGGCCGACGACCTCGTCGTCACCGTGGACGTGCTGAACTCGGCCGCCGCGCTCCTCGCCGACTACATTCCGGATGGCGCTGCCCGCGAGCAGCTCGAGGGACGCGTGCGCACCACCGTGCGGGTCTCGCACTACCACGGCCTCAAACGGCTGATGGCGAGCATGCCCGGCGTCGCGACCGTCGTCGAACCGGCGGAGGCCCGCCGCGTCGTCGCCGAGTGGGCGGCCGCGGGCGCCGCGCGCTACGACGAGGCACCGCGATGA
- the tatC gene encoding twin-arginine translocase subunit TatC: MSLGAHLIELRKRLIISGLAIAAGTIGGFIFAPNIWEALSAPINAIADSQNATINYTGITEAFDTNLQIAFLVGIVGTSPVWLYQIWAFIVPALLRKERRYALSFIGSAIPLFLAGATFGALIFPRTVTLLLSFAPDDFSTFLTARYFLDFFIKLVLAVGIAFVLPVFLVLFNFIGILSAKGILKGWRIAVLCIVIFTALATPAADPFAMLLLAVPMVALYYIAAGIAWLHDRSVARRIASYEHPSSNPDPEPAV, from the coding sequence ATGTCGCTCGGCGCGCACCTCATCGAACTGCGCAAACGCCTGATAATCAGCGGTCTGGCGATCGCCGCGGGCACCATCGGCGGCTTCATCTTCGCCCCCAACATCTGGGAGGCGCTCAGCGCGCCGATCAACGCGATCGCGGACTCGCAGAACGCGACGATCAACTACACCGGCATCACCGAGGCGTTCGACACCAACCTCCAGATCGCGTTCCTCGTCGGCATCGTGGGTACCAGCCCCGTCTGGCTGTACCAGATCTGGGCGTTCATCGTGCCGGCCCTGCTGCGCAAAGAGCGCCGGTACGCCCTGTCGTTCATCGGCAGCGCCATCCCGCTGTTCCTCGCCGGGGCCACCTTCGGGGCGCTGATCTTCCCGCGCACCGTGACTCTGCTGCTCAGCTTCGCCCCCGACGACTTCTCCACGTTCCTCACGGCCCGCTACTTCCTCGACTTCTTCATCAAACTCGTGCTCGCGGTCGGCATCGCGTTCGTGCTGCCGGTGTTCCTCGTGCTGTTCAACTTCATCGGCATCCTCTCGGCCAAGGGCATCCTCAAGGGCTGGCGCATCGCCGTGCTCTGCATCGTGATCTTCACGGCGCTCGCCACCCCGGCCGCCGACCCGTTCGCGATGCTCCTGCTCGCGGTGCCGATGGTCGCGCTGTACTACATCGCCGCCGGCATCGCCTGGCTGCACGACCGGAGCGTCGCCCGACGCATCGCCTCGTACGAGCACCCCTCCAGCAATCCCGATCCCGAACCGGCGGTTTGA